A stretch of Pseudomonas sp. CCC3.1 DNA encodes these proteins:
- a CDS encoding bifunctional prephenate dehydrogenase/3-phosphoshikimate 1-carboxyvinyltransferase, with translation MVGRLVVVGLGLIGGSFAKGIRESGLCAEVVGVDLNPKSRALAVELGVVDRCEADLAAACVGADVIQLAVPILAMEKMLGLLAGMDLGQAVLTDVGSAKGNVVRAATQAFGAMPARFVPGHPIAGSEQSGVEASNASLFERHKVILTPLAETDPAALALVDVLWRALGADVEHMQVERHDEVLAATSHLPHLLAFGLVDSLAKRNENLDIFRYAAGGFRDFTRIAGSDPVMWHDIFLANREAVLRTLDTFRSDLDALRDAVDAGDGHQLLGVFTRARVAREHFSKILARRAYVDPMNSKDLIFLAEPGGTVTGQIRVPGDKSISHRSIMLGSLAEGTTEVEGFLEGEDALATLQAFRDMGVVIEGPHQGRVTIHGVGLHGLKAPPGPIYLGNSGTSMRLLSGLLAAQSFDTTLTGDASLTKRPMNRVANPLREMGAVIETAAEGRPPMTIRGGHALKGMDYTLPMASAQVKSCLLLAGLYAEGKTSVTEPAPTRDHTERMLRGFGYPVSVEGATASVESGHKLTATHIEVPGDISSSAFFLVAASIAAGSDLVLEHVGINPTRTGVIDILRLMGADITLENQREVGGEPVADLRVRAAKLKGIEIPEELVPLAIDEFPVLFVAAAVAEGRTILRGAEELRVKESDRIQVMADGLLALGVKCEPTPDGIIIDGGSIGGGEVHGHGDHRIAMAFSIASLRATAPIRIHDCANVATSFPNFLALCKQVGIRVAQEAQS, from the coding sequence ATTGTAGGGCGGTTGGTTGTTGTCGGATTGGGCTTGATCGGCGGCTCCTTTGCCAAAGGCATACGTGAAAGCGGCTTGTGCGCTGAAGTGGTCGGTGTTGATCTGAACCCGAAGTCGCGTGCCTTGGCCGTTGAGTTGGGTGTGGTTGATCGCTGTGAGGCTGATCTGGCAGCGGCCTGCGTGGGTGCTGATGTTATTCAGTTGGCGGTGCCGATTCTGGCTATGGAGAAAATGCTCGGCTTATTGGCGGGCATGGATCTGGGGCAGGCGGTGCTGACTGATGTGGGCAGTGCCAAAGGTAATGTAGTGCGAGCGGCTACCCAGGCTTTTGGTGCCATGCCGGCTCGTTTCGTGCCGGGGCATCCTATTGCCGGGTCTGAGCAAAGCGGTGTCGAGGCTTCGAATGCCAGCCTGTTCGAACGGCACAAAGTTATTCTGACGCCTTTGGCTGAAACCGATCCTGCGGCTCTGGCTCTGGTTGATGTGTTATGGCGAGCCCTTGGGGCAGACGTCGAGCATATGCAGGTCGAGCGTCATGACGAGGTGTTGGCTGCGACCAGTCATTTGCCGCATTTGTTGGCTTTTGGTCTGGTGGACTCTCTTGCCAAGCGCAATGAGAATCTGGATATCTTTCGTTACGCTGCGGGAGGCTTTCGCGATTTCACAAGAATCGCGGGTAGCGACCCGGTAATGTGGCACGACATTTTTCTCGCGAACCGCGAGGCGGTGTTGCGCACACTGGATACATTTCGTAGCGACCTCGACGCCTTGCGCGACGCGGTCGATGCGGGGGATGGGCATCAATTGCTGGGCGTTTTTACTCGCGCCCGGGTTGCTCGCGAGCATTTCAGTAAAATTCTGGCCCGCCGGGCATATGTGGACCCTATGAATTCAAAAGATCTGATTTTCCTGGCTGAACCTGGTGGCACTGTGACTGGCCAGATCCGCGTGCCAGGCGACAAATCCATTTCTCACCGCTCGATCATGCTCGGCTCTCTGGCTGAAGGCACGACAGAGGTAGAAGGTTTCCTTGAGGGCGAAGACGCGCTGGCAACGTTGCAGGCGTTCCGTGACATGGGTGTCGTCATCGAGGGGCCGCATCAGGGCCGCGTCACGATTCATGGTGTTGGCCTGCATGGCTTGAAAGCGCCGCCTGGGCCCATATATCTAGGTAACTCGGGCACATCGATGCGTCTGTTGTCAGGCCTTTTGGCCGCGCAGAGCTTTGATACGACTTTGACTGGCGACGCTTCGCTGACCAAGCGCCCAATGAATCGCGTGGCTAACCCGCTGCGTGAAATGGGTGCAGTGATTGAGACGGCTGCTGAAGGTCGTCCGCCTATGACCATTCGTGGTGGGCACGCACTTAAAGGCATGGACTACACCTTGCCGATGGCCAGTGCACAAGTGAAGTCCTGCCTGCTGCTGGCGGGCCTGTATGCTGAAGGCAAAACCTCGGTGACTGAGCCTGCGCCGACTCGCGATCATACCGAGCGTATGCTGCGTGGCTTTGGTTACCCTGTCAGTGTTGAAGGTGCTACGGCGTCGGTTGAGTCGGGGCACAAGCTTACGGCGACCCATATTGAAGTGCCGGGCGATATTTCCTCGTCGGCTTTCTTCCTGGTGGCGGCGTCTATCGCGGCCGGTTCGGACCTGGTGCTGGAGCATGTGGGAATCAACCCGACTCGTACGGGTGTGATCGATATTTTGCGTTTGATGGGGGCGGACATCACCCTTGAAAACCAGCGCGAAGTCGGCGGCGAGCCCGTTGCTGATCTGCGTGTGCGCGCAGCTAAGCTTAAAGGTATCGAAATTCCGGAAGAGCTGGTGCCATTGGCCATCGACGAATTCCCGGTACTGTTCGTGGCTGCTGCTGTTGCAGAAGGTCGCACGATCCTGCGTGGCGCCGAAGAGTTGCGGGTCAAAGAGTCGGATCGTATTCAGGTCATGGCAGATGGTTTGCTGGCGCTGGGCGTGAAGTGCGAGCCGACTCCGGACGGCATCATTATTGATGGCGGTTCAATCGGTGGTGGTGAGGTTCATGGCCATGGCGATCACCGTATTGCAATGGCATTCAGCATTGCTTCGTTGCGTGCTACGGCGCCTATACGGATTCATGACTGTGCCAACGTAGCGACTTCGTTCCCGAACTTCCTTGCACTGTGCAAGCAGGTGGGTATTCGTGTGGCGCAAGAGGCTCAGTCGTGA
- the rpsA gene encoding 30S ribosomal protein S1 — MSESFAELFEESLKTLNLQAGSIITAIIVDIDYQAGWVTVHAGLKSEGLIPLEQFHNDAGELNINIGDEVHVALDAVEDGFGETKLSREKAKRAECWIVLEAAFAAEEVVKGVINGKVKGGFTVDVNGIRAFLPGSLVDVRPVRDTTHLEGKELEFKVIKLDQKRNNVVVSRRSVLEAENSAEREALLESLQEGQQVKGIVKNLTDYGAFVDLGGVDGLLHITDMAWKRIKHPSEIVNVGDEIDVKVLKYDRERNRVSLGLKQLGEDPWVAIKARYPESTRVTARVTNLTDYGCFAELEEGVEGLVHVSEMDWTNKNIHPSKVVQVGDEVEVMVLDIDEERRRISLGIKQCKSNPWEDFSGQFNKGDKISGTIKSITDFGIFIGLDGGIDGLVHLSDISWNEVGEEAVRRFKKGDELDTVILSVDPERERISLGIKQLESDPFSEYVQENDKGAIVKGIVKEVDAKGAIITLANDIEATLKASEISRDRIEDARNVLKEGEEVEAKIISVDRKSRVIQLSIKSKDVEDEKEAIQSLRDKPATSEIAAGPTTLGDLLRAQMEKQN; from the coding sequence ATGAGCGAAAGCTTTGCAGAACTCTTTGAAGAAAGCCTAAAAACCCTGAATCTTCAGGCTGGCTCGATCATCACCGCTATCATCGTTGATATCGATTACCAAGCTGGTTGGGTTACCGTTCACGCTGGTTTGAAGTCTGAAGGCCTCATCCCGCTGGAGCAGTTCCACAACGACGCTGGCGAACTGAACATCAACATCGGTGATGAAGTTCACGTTGCGCTGGACGCGGTCGAAGACGGCTTTGGCGAAACCAAGCTGTCCCGTGAAAAAGCCAAGCGCGCTGAATGCTGGATCGTTCTGGAAGCAGCCTTCGCAGCTGAAGAAGTGGTCAAGGGCGTTATCAACGGTAAGGTTAAAGGCGGCTTCACTGTCGACGTTAACGGCATCCGTGCGTTCCTGCCAGGTTCTCTGGTTGACGTTCGTCCAGTGCGCGACACCACGCACCTGGAAGGCAAAGAGCTGGAATTCAAGGTCATCAAGCTTGACCAGAAGCGCAACAACGTTGTTGTTTCGCGTCGCAGCGTACTTGAAGCAGAGAACTCGGCTGAGCGTGAAGCTCTGCTGGAATCCCTGCAAGAAGGTCAGCAAGTTAAAGGTATCGTCAAAAACCTCACCGACTACGGCGCATTCGTCGACCTGGGTGGCGTTGATGGCCTGCTGCACATCACCGACATGGCTTGGAAGCGTATCAAGCATCCTTCCGAAATCGTCAACGTTGGCGACGAGATCGATGTCAAGGTTCTGAAGTACGATCGCGAACGCAATCGTGTTTCCCTGGGCCTGAAGCAACTGGGCGAAGATCCATGGGTTGCTATCAAAGCCCGTTACCCAGAAAGCACTCGCGTTACCGCTCGTGTAACCAACCTGACCGACTACGGCTGCTTTGCTGAGCTGGAAGAAGGCGTTGAAGGCCTGGTACACGTTTCCGAAATGGACTGGACCAACAAAAACATCCACCCTTCGAAAGTCGTACAAGTCGGCGACGAAGTGGAAGTTATGGTTCTGGACATCGACGAAGAGCGTCGTCGTATCTCCCTGGGCATCAAGCAGTGCAAATCTAACCCATGGGAAGATTTCTCTGGCCAGTTCAACAAGGGCGATAAAATCTCCGGCACCATCAAGTCGATCACCGATTTCGGTATCTTCATTGGTCTGGACGGCGGCATCGACGGTCTGGTTCACCTGTCCGACATCTCCTGGAACGAAGTGGGCGAAGAAGCCGTACGTCGTTTCAAGAAGGGCGACGAGCTGGACACCGTTATCCTGTCTGTTGATCCAGAGCGTGAGCGCATCTCCCTGGGTATCAAGCAGCTGGAAAGCGATCCGTTCTCCGAGTACGTACAAGAGAACGACAAAGGCGCAATCGTTAAGGGCATCGTGAAAGAAGTTGACGCTAAAGGCGCCATCATCACTCTGGCCAACGATATCGAAGCGACACTGAAAGCCTCCGAAATCAGCCGTGACCGTATCGAAGATGCGCGCAACGTTCTGAAAGAAGGCGAAGAAGTAGAAGCCAAGATCATCAGCGTTGATCGTAAAAGCCGCGTAATCCAACTGTCCATCAAGTCGAAAGACGTTGAAGACGAGAAGGAAGCAATCCAGAGCCTGCGCGACAAGCCAGCTACCTCTGAGATCGCTGCTGGTCCGACCACTTTGGGCGACCTGTTGCGTGCACAAATGGAAAAACAGAACTAA
- the cmk gene encoding (d)CMP kinase, which produces MLVAPVITIDGPSGSGKGTVAGRLAEHLGWKLLDSGALYRLLAFAAGKHSVALDNEQLLSQLAAHLDVQFVGATEGKSARIVLEGEDVTLAIRNETVAAGASTVAALPAVREALLQRQRAFQELPGLVADGRDMGTVVFPEAPLKIFLTASAEERARRRYLQLKAKGDDVSLPRLLDEIRARDERDTQRAIAPLKPAADAIQLDSTELSIEQVLERIKSEIALRDLAG; this is translated from the coding sequence ATGTTGGTGGCGCCAGTCATTACCATCGACGGGCCTAGTGGTTCGGGCAAGGGTACTGTTGCAGGTCGCCTGGCCGAGCATTTGGGCTGGAAATTGCTCGATTCTGGCGCCTTGTACCGTTTGCTGGCGTTTGCTGCTGGCAAACATAGTGTCGCGCTCGATAACGAACAGCTGTTGAGTCAGTTAGCGGCTCATCTTGACGTGCAGTTCGTCGGGGCGACGGAAGGTAAGTCGGCGCGTATCGTGCTCGAAGGTGAAGACGTTACGCTGGCTATCCGCAATGAGACTGTTGCAGCGGGCGCGTCGACAGTAGCGGCTTTGCCCGCTGTTCGCGAGGCTTTGCTGCAGCGTCAGCGGGCTTTTCAGGAACTTCCGGGGCTTGTCGCCGACGGTCGCGACATGGGAACGGTGGTTTTTCCTGAGGCGCCGCTGAAGATTTTCCTGACGGCCAGCGCCGAGGAGAGGGCCCGTCGCCGTTACTTGCAGTTGAAGGCCAAGGGGGATGATGTTAGTCTCCCGCGTCTGTTGGATGAGATACGTGCCCGTGATGAACGTGACACGCAGCGTGCAATAGCCCCGCTAAAGCCGGCGGCTGATGCCATACAGCTTGACTCTACGGAGTTATCCATCGAGCAGGTGTTAGAACGCATCAAGAGTGAAATCGCACTTCGCGATCTCGCCGGGTGA
- the pheA gene encoding prephenate dehydratase → MSEQELKALRLRIDSLDEKVLELISERARCAQEVARVKMASLAEGEVPVFYRPEREAQVLKRVMERNKGPLGNEEMARLFREIMSSCLALEQPLKVAYLGPEGTFTQAAAMKHFGHAVISKPMAAIDEVFREVAAGAVNFGVVPVENSTEGAVNHTLDSFLEHDMVICGEVELRIHHHLLVGENTKTDSISRIYSHAQSLAQCRKWLDAHYPNVERIAVSSNAEAAKRVKGEWNSAAIAGDMAAGLYGLTRLAEKIEDRPDNSTRFLMIGSQEVPPTGDDKTSIIVSMSNRPGALHELLVPFHENGIDLTRIETRPSRSGKWTYVFFIDFAGHHRDPLVKSVLEQISQEAVALKVLGSYPKAVL, encoded by the coding sequence ATGTCCGAACAAGAACTCAAGGCCCTGCGCCTGCGTATCGACAGTCTGGACGAGAAGGTTCTGGAACTGATCAGTGAGCGCGCTCGCTGTGCCCAGGAAGTGGCGCGGGTCAAAATGGCCTCGCTGGCTGAGGGCGAGGTGCCGGTGTTTTATCGGCCTGAGCGTGAAGCTCAGGTGCTCAAGCGTGTGATGGAGCGTAACAAGGGGCCGCTGGGTAACGAAGAGATGGCGCGTTTGTTCCGCGAAATCATGTCTTCATGCCTGGCGTTGGAGCAGCCGCTGAAAGTGGCTTATCTGGGCCCTGAAGGCACCTTCACCCAAGCTGCGGCCATGAAGCACTTTGGCCATGCGGTCATCAGCAAGCCAATGGCTGCGATTGACGAAGTGTTCCGTGAAGTGGCGGCGGGTGCCGTCAACTTTGGCGTGGTGCCGGTGGAGAACTCCACGGAAGGCGCAGTCAACCACACGCTGGACAGCTTCCTTGAGCACGACATGGTGATCTGTGGCGAAGTTGAGCTGCGTATTCACCATCACTTGCTGGTGGGTGAAAACACCAAGACCGACAGCATCAGCCGCATTTATTCTCACGCCCAGTCATTGGCGCAGTGCCGTAAGTGGCTGGACGCGCATTACCCGAATGTCGAGCGTATTGCCGTCTCGAGCAATGCCGAAGCCGCCAAGCGGGTCAAGGGTGAGTGGAACTCGGCCGCGATTGCTGGCGACATGGCGGCGGGCTTGTACGGCCTGACGCGCCTGGCTGAAAAAATCGAAGATCGCCCGGACAACTCCACGCGCTTCTTGATGATCGGCAGCCAGGAAGTACCGCCGACCGGGGATGATAAAACCTCGATCATCGTGTCGATGAGCAACCGTCCAGGTGCGCTGCATGAGTTGTTGGTGCCGTTCCATGAGAACGGAATCGACCTCACGCGTATCGAGACGCGCCCGTCGCGCAGCGGTAAGTGGACCTATGTGTTCTTCATCGACTTTGCTGGCCATCATCGCGACCCATTGGTCAAGAGCGTGCTGGAGCAGATCAGTCAAGAAGCTGTAGCACTCAAGGTGCTGGGCTCCTACCCGAAAGCGGTTCTCTGA
- the hisC gene encoding histidinol-phosphate transaminase, with the protein MSGDFLALAQPGVQQLSPYVPGKPVDELARELDIDPATIVKLASNENPLGASPKALAAIREELAELTRYPDGNGFALKTLLAEQCGVQLDQVTLGNGSNDILELVARAYLAPGLNAVFSEHAFAVYPIVTQAVGAQARVVPAKDWGHDLPAMLEAIDDNTRVVFIANPNNPTGTWFGADALNDFLQDVPERVLVVLDEAYIEYAEGGELPDGLEFLSAYPNLLVSRTFSKAYGLAALRVGYGLSTVVVADVLNRVRQPFNVNSLALAAACAALQDTDYLAESRRLNEAGMQQLQDGFRELGLGWIPSKGNFIALDLGQLAAPVYQGLLREGVIVRPVANYGMPNHLRITIGLPAENTRLLEALAKVLARG; encoded by the coding sequence ATGAGCGGTGATTTCCTCGCCCTGGCGCAGCCGGGCGTGCAACAACTTTCGCCATACGTCCCGGGCAAGCCTGTGGACGAGTTGGCGCGTGAGCTGGATATTGATCCGGCCACCATCGTCAAGCTGGCCAGCAACGAAAACCCTTTGGGCGCGAGTCCCAAGGCGCTGGCTGCCATTCGTGAAGAGTTGGCCGAGTTGACGCGTTATCCAGACGGCAATGGCTTTGCGCTCAAAACCTTGCTGGCAGAACAGTGCGGCGTGCAACTGGATCAAGTGACGTTGGGCAATGGCTCAAACGACATTCTGGAGCTGGTCGCCCGTGCTTATTTGGCGCCAGGCCTGAATGCTGTGTTCAGTGAGCATGCGTTTGCCGTGTACCCGATTGTGACTCAAGCTGTCGGTGCGCAAGCGCGGGTAGTACCCGCCAAAGACTGGGGGCACGACCTGCCAGCCATGCTTGAGGCGATCGATGACAATACTCGCGTGGTGTTCATTGCCAACCCGAACAACCCGACCGGTACCTGGTTTGGTGCAGATGCGCTGAACGACTTTTTGCAGGATGTGCCTGAGCGAGTGCTGGTGGTTCTGGACGAGGCCTACATCGAATACGCTGAGGGGGGGGAGTTGCCCGATGGCTTGGAGTTCTTGTCGGCTTATCCGAATTTGCTGGTCTCGCGCACGTTCTCCAAGGCTTATGGTCTGGCCGCTTTGCGGGTTGGGTATGGTCTGTCGACAGTCGTGGTAGCCGATGTGCTGAATCGTGTTCGCCAGCCATTCAATGTCAACAGCCTGGCATTGGCGGCTGCCTGTGCGGCCTTGCAGGATACCGACTATCTGGCTGAGAGCCGTCGCTTGAACGAGGCGGGCATGCAGCAGTTGCAAGATGGCTTTCGTGAATTGGGGCTGGGCTGGATTCCTTCCAAAGGCAATTTTATTGCGTTGGATCTGGGGCAATTGGCGGCACCCGTGTATCAGGGTTTGTTGCGTGAAGGCGTGATTGTGCGCCCGGTGGCCAATTACGGCATGCCGAATCACTTGCGTATCACGATTGGTCTGCCGGCGGAAAATACCCGCTTGCTTGAGGCGTTGGCCAAGGTTCTTGCTCGTGGTTGA
- the serC gene encoding 3-phosphoserine/phosphohydroxythreonine transaminase → MSKRAYNFCAGPAALPEAVLLRAQSELLDWHGKGLSVMEMSHRSDEFVSIATKAEQDLRDLLSIPSNYKVLFLQGGASQQFAQIPLNLLPENGTADYIDTGIWSQKAIEEASRYGHVNVAASAKPYDYFAIPGQNEWNLTKGAAYVHYAPNETIGGLEFDWIPQTGDVPLVADMSSDILSRPVDISRFGMIYAGAQKNIGPSGIVVNIVREDLLGHARSICPTMLDYKVAADNGSMYNTPPTLAWYLSGLVFEWLKEQGGVEAIGKLNEVKKRTLYDFIDASGLYSNPINKTDRSWMNVPFRLADDRLDKPFLVGAEARGLLNLKGHRSVGGMRASIYNAVDIHAVNALVAYMAEFEKEHG, encoded by the coding sequence GTGAGCAAACGAGCCTATAACTTCTGCGCAGGTCCAGCTGCGCTTCCTGAAGCCGTCCTGTTGCGTGCCCAGTCCGAGTTGCTCGACTGGCATGGCAAGGGGCTCTCGGTTATGGAAATGAGCCATCGCAGTGATGAGTTCGTGTCCATTGCAACCAAGGCTGAGCAGGATCTGCGTGACCTGCTGTCTATCCCCTCGAACTACAAGGTCCTGTTTTTGCAGGGCGGCGCTAGCCAGCAATTTGCCCAGATCCCGTTGAATCTGCTGCCTGAAAATGGCACGGCGGATTACATCGATACCGGTATCTGGTCGCAAAAGGCTATCGAAGAGGCTTCGCGCTATGGCCATGTCAACGTTGCTGCCAGTGCCAAGCCTTATGATTACTTCGCTATTCCCGGCCAGAACGAGTGGAACCTGACGAAAGGCGCGGCCTATGTCCATTACGCGCCGAATGAAACCATTGGCGGTCTGGAATTCGACTGGATACCGCAGACCGGTGATGTGCCGCTGGTTGCTGACATGTCTTCGGACATCCTGTCGCGTCCAGTCGATATTTCCCGCTTCGGTATGATCTACGCCGGTGCGCAGAAAAACATCGGTCCAAGCGGTATCGTGGTTAACATCGTGCGTGAAGACCTGCTGGGTCATGCACGTTCGATCTGTCCGACCATGCTTGATTACAAAGTCGCGGCCGACAATGGTTCGATGTACAACACGCCGCCCACCTTGGCCTGGTATCTGTCGGGTCTGGTGTTTGAATGGCTGAAAGAGCAGGGCGGCGTTGAAGCCATCGGTAAGCTCAATGAAGTTAAAAAACGTACGTTGTACGACTTCATTGACGCCAGCGGCTTGTACAGCAACCCGATCAACAAGACCGATCGCTCGTGGATGAACGTGCCGTTCCGTCTGGCAGACGACCGCCTCGACAAGCCATTCCTGGTAGGCGCTGAGGCGCGCGGCTTGCTGAACCTCAAAGGGCATCGCTCGGTGGGCGGCATGCGCGCTTCAATCTATAACGCTGTGGACATCCATGCAGTCAATGCGCTGGTGGCTTACATGGCAGAGTTCGAGAAGGAACACGGCTAA
- a CDS encoding lipopolysaccharide assembly protein LapA domain-containing protein, with the protein MSSFRRAVLVAFALVVIFGTVIFILENQQPTSLVFLGWSSPELPASLFFIGALLLGMAIGPAMGFIAYKRKAAKLKRNLLKS; encoded by the coding sequence ATGAGTAGCTTTAGGCGTGCAGTTCTGGTGGCGTTTGCATTGGTCGTAATTTTCGGGACGGTAATTTTTATCCTCGAAAATCAGCAGCCCACTTCATTGGTTTTTCTCGGGTGGAGTTCACCTGAACTGCCTGCATCGCTGTTCTTTATAGGCGCGTTGTTGCTAGGTATGGCGATTGGGCCTGCAATGGGCTTTATTGCTTATAAGCGTAAGGCCGCCAAGCTGAAGCGCAATCTGTTGAAGTCATAA
- the ihfB gene encoding integration host factor subunit beta, with amino-acid sequence MTKSELIERIVTHQGLLSSKDVELAIKTMLEQMSQCLATGDRIEIRGFGSFSLHYRAPRVGRNPKTGQSVSLDGKFVPHFKPGKELRDRVNEDEEDDI; translated from the coding sequence ATGACGAAGTCGGAGTTGATCGAACGAATTGTCACCCATCAAGGGCTGCTCTCATCCAAAGATGTAGAGCTGGCTATCAAGACCATGCTTGAACAAATGTCACAGTGCCTGGCGACTGGAGATCGAATCGAAATTCGAGGCTTTGGCAGTTTTTCGCTGCATTACCGTGCACCACGGGTCGGCCGTAACCCAAAGACCGGCCAGTCTGTAAGTCTCGATGGTAAATTTGTTCCTCATTTCAAGCCGGGCAAAGAGCTTCGGGATCGAGTGAACGAAGACGAGGAAGACGATATTTAA